A part of Desulfomicrobium baculatum DSM 4028 genomic DNA contains:
- a CDS encoding cobalt-precorrin-5B (C(1))-methyltransferase translates to MTLRHGFTTGTAAAAAAKAATLRLLTGRAQDSVEVPLPVGQRMTITILESRVDGEGIMAAVVKDGGDDPDVTHRAVIRARVRRGVGDGVVLRGGAGVGVVTRPGLPVPVGMPAINPVPRQQITLAVTEAMAAACGMNEKVSLEVEISVDRGEELAQKTFNPRLGIIGGISILGTRGTVKPFSNAAYQATIRQCLDVMQACGARTPCLTTGGRSERFLRQARPRTPETACVQVADFFAYSMKEVGRRGFDSVLWGVFFGKLVKQAQGHRYTHARSAELDLTILAGWCADCGFDRHVCQKVAGGNTAMQALELLAPLPQSATLFALLTDKAAAAARLFCGREVGVDYMLFDFSGQILHQTSEAA, encoded by the coding sequence ATGACCCTGCGTCATGGCTTCACCACGGGCACGGCGGCCGCCGCCGCCGCCAAGGCCGCGACGCTGCGCCTGCTCACGGGCCGCGCCCAGGACAGCGTGGAAGTGCCGCTGCCCGTGGGCCAGCGCATGACCATCACCATCCTTGAAAGCCGGGTCGACGGGGAAGGCATCATGGCCGCCGTGGTCAAGGACGGCGGCGACGACCCGGACGTGACCCACCGCGCCGTGATTCGGGCGCGGGTGCGGCGCGGCGTAGGGGATGGCGTCGTTTTGCGCGGCGGGGCAGGCGTTGGCGTCGTGACCAGGCCGGGCCTGCCCGTTCCCGTCGGCATGCCCGCCATCAATCCCGTGCCCCGCCAGCAGATCACCCTGGCCGTGACCGAGGCCATGGCCGCTGCCTGCGGCATGAACGAAAAAGTGAGTCTGGAAGTGGAAATCAGCGTGGATCGCGGGGAAGAACTGGCCCAAAAAACCTTCAATCCGCGCCTGGGCATCATCGGCGGTATCTCCATTCTCGGCACCCGGGGCACGGTCAAGCCCTTCAGCAACGCGGCCTACCAGGCCACAATTCGCCAGTGTCTGGATGTCATGCAGGCCTGCGGAGCGCGCACCCCCTGTCTGACCACGGGCGGACGCAGCGAACGCTTCCTGCGTCAGGCCCGCCCCCGGACGCCGGAAACCGCGTGCGTGCAGGTGGCCGATTTTTTTGCCTACAGCATGAAGGAAGTCGGGCGGCGCGGCTTTGATTCCGTGCTCTGGGGCGTCTTTTTCGGCAAGCTGGTCAAGCAGGCCCAGGGACACCGCTACACCCACGCCCGCAGCGCGGAGCTTGACCTGACCATCCTCGCGGGCTGGTGCGCGGATTGCGGCTTCGACCGCCACGTCTGCCAGAAGGTCGCCGGCGGCAACACGGCCATGCAGGCCCTGGAGCTTCTGGCTCCCCTGCCGCAAAGCGCAACCCTCTTCGCCCTGCTCACGGACAAGGCTGCGGCCGCAGCCCGCCTCTTTTGCGGGCGAGAGGTGGGCGTTGACTACATGCTTTTCGATTTTTCCGGCCAGATTCTGCACCAAACCTCGGAGGCCGCATGA
- the cobI gene encoding precorrin-2 C(20)-methyltransferase, with the protein MSGHLYGIGVGPGDPELLTIKAAKVLGRVDLILAASSTKNDDSLALDIARPHVKPDARIIRLGFPMSRNEGTLQTAWEENARLVLKELEAGHDAAFITLGDPLLYSTFAYLLRTLRTLAPEQEVTVIPGITSFQAVAAATQTVLAESAQNLLILPGIREAGELRKSLEGADNAVILKAYTNFSAIREELRTFPTPTHCVFASRMGMKEEFITRSLDEAPDNPTYLSLMLLTKNESL; encoded by the coding sequence ATGAGCGGCCATCTCTACGGCATCGGCGTTGGACCAGGAGACCCAGAACTCTTGACCATCAAGGCGGCGAAAGTGCTTGGCCGGGTGGACCTCATCCTGGCGGCGTCCTCGACCAAGAACGACGACTCCCTGGCCCTTGACATCGCGCGCCCCCATGTGAAGCCGGACGCGCGCATCATCCGGCTGGGCTTTCCCATGAGCCGCAACGAGGGCACCCTGCAGACGGCCTGGGAGGAAAACGCCCGCTTGGTCCTCAAAGAGCTTGAAGCGGGGCACGATGCGGCCTTTATAACACTGGGCGATCCCCTGCTCTATTCGACCTTCGCCTACCTCTTGCGCACCCTGCGCACCCTGGCCCCGGAGCAGGAGGTGACGGTCATCCCCGGCATCACCTCTTTCCAGGCCGTGGCCGCGGCCACGCAGACCGTGCTGGCCGAGAGCGCCCAGAACCTGCTCATCCTGCCCGGCATCCGCGAAGCCGGGGAGCTGCGCAAGAGCCTGGAGGGCGCGGACAACGCCGTCATCCTCAAGGCCTACACCAATTTTTCCGCCATTCGCGAGGAACTGCGTACTTTTCCGACCCCGACCCATTGCGTTTTCGCGTCAAGAATGGGCATGAAGGAAGAGTTCATCACGCGCAGCCTGGACGAGGCGCCGGACAACCCGACGTATCTCTCGCTCATGCTGCTGACCAAAAACGAATCACTTTGA
- a CDS encoding cobyrinate a,c-diamide synthase, which translates to MPKAIVIAGTSSGCGKTSVTLGLMKAFARKGLVVQGFKSGPDFIDPGLHRMASGLPSHNLDGWMLSADEIHRIFRRNHEGCDISIIEGAMGLFDGIGAVSEEGSAAQLAKILGVPVMLVVNARGMARSAAALVKGYGEFDPDLRLDSVLFNMTGSPTHGQILAQAMEGRDIKVLGSLPRQADLPLPSRHLGLVTADDLDRREERLNALADWVEASIDLDALLDALPEYSLPSLSDGGVKMPEIRIGYARDRAFCFYYEENLRMLRQAGAELVPFSPLHDTNLPPALKGLYLGGGYPELHAAELAANTAMLGKIRDFCQSGKPVYAECGGFMYLMRSLRTRAGQEHAMAGVFDFTCAMEGRHQALGYREVKLVAPSPLGAPGAQARGHEFHYSKMTGSDPAAAQVYDVHDRCGKTNAGGGYLKGNCLGSYVHLHFGSNPHMAAHFAGVCGA; encoded by the coding sequence ATGCCCAAAGCCATCGTCATTGCCGGCACCTCCAGCGGGTGCGGAAAGACCTCCGTCACTCTCGGCCTGATGAAAGCCTTCGCCCGCAAGGGCCTGGTGGTGCAGGGCTTCAAGTCCGGGCCTGATTTCATCGATCCCGGCCTGCACCGCATGGCCTCCGGCCTGCCCAGCCACAACCTCGACGGCTGGATGCTTTCCGCCGACGAAATCCATCGCATCTTCCGCCGCAACCACGAGGGCTGCGACATTTCCATCATCGAGGGGGCCATGGGCCTCTTCGACGGCATCGGGGCCGTGAGCGAAGAAGGCTCGGCCGCGCAGCTGGCCAAGATTCTGGGCGTGCCGGTCATGCTGGTGGTCAACGCGCGCGGCATGGCCCGCTCGGCGGCGGCGCTGGTCAAAGGCTACGGCGAATTCGACCCGGACCTGCGCCTGGACTCCGTGCTCTTCAACATGACCGGCAGCCCCACCCACGGGCAGATCCTGGCCCAGGCCATGGAAGGCCGGGACATAAAGGTCCTGGGCAGCCTGCCGCGCCAGGCCGACCTGCCCCTGCCCTCAAGGCACCTCGGGCTGGTCACCGCCGACGATTTGGACCGCCGCGAGGAGCGTCTGAACGCCCTGGCCGACTGGGTCGAGGCCTCCATCGACCTGGACGCCCTGCTGGACGCCTTGCCGGAATACTCCCTGCCATCGCTCAGCGACGGCGGGGTCAAGATGCCGGAAATCCGCATCGGATACGCCCGTGACCGCGCCTTTTGCTTCTACTACGAAGAAAACCTGCGCATGCTGCGTCAGGCCGGGGCCGAACTGGTGCCCTTCTCCCCCTTGCACGATACAAACCTGCCCCCGGCCCTGAAAGGCCTGTATCTGGGAGGCGGGTACCCGGAACTGCACGCGGCGGAACTGGCCGCCAACACGGCTATGCTCGGCAAAATCCGCGACTTCTGCCAAAGCGGCAAGCCGGTCTACGCCGAATGCGGCGGCTTCATGTATCTGATGCGCTCCTTGCGCACGCGCGCAGGACAGGAACACGCCATGGCCGGAGTGTTCGATTTCACCTGCGCCATGGAAGGCCGCCATCAGGCCCTGGGATACCGCGAAGTGAAACTCGTCGCCCCCTCCCCCCTGGGCGCTCCCGGCGCACAGGCCAGAGGGCATGAATTCCATTATTCAAAAATGACCGGCAGCGACCCGGCCGCCGCCCAGGTCTACGACGTCCATGACCGCTGCGGAAAAACGAATGCCGGAGGCGGCTACCTGAAAGGCAACTGCCTTGGATCGTACGTGCACCTGCATTTCGGCTCCAATCCGCACATGGCCGCCCATTTCGCCGGAGTCTGCGGGGCATGA
- a CDS encoding glycosyltransferase family 4 protein: MAQHSGPIWGTLDPFVEGGPVIGRKVANSGFLQALLGADPFREYHFFLPDRHSGTALEAFVNAVCPQAAAKVRILPRTALAEHLAANAYHAFHLSDCLTAQGFLAALRNRLAANIFPITGVTHSLSYARYGQSFAQHVWAGVTGRDCIVATSRAGADVVREELSALAETFHAPAAQVAVVPLGIWCRDFDVSTLEGVPAVPATKTVFLVPGRISPYSKMDLLPLLRAFQRLRQGGVDLGGVCLVLAGSPDEGASLPHTLTNLAANIGLELVLVRCPDDATRTALLHRADVVVSLADNPQETFGLTILEAAAAAKPVIASDYDGYRDLVRHGRTGFLVPTLDSGEVDDVSLLAPLLYDSAYHLWLAQDVAVDVGELAGQLRVLLQKSVREEMGRAAREHAQGFDWSVVIGRYLELWERLSAAPAPKPGEGEHRHPLAMRYERLFAGYPSRRLAAGDVLEVTELGRAVYRGQDFPVVYAGIEARIDLELMRKVLVWARNPLSWTALRQKAASEDRLTATVLWMLKGDLLRVSAGS, translated from the coding sequence ATGGCGCAACACTCCGGCCCGATCTGGGGCACTCTTGATCCGTTTGTCGAAGGCGGTCCCGTTATCGGGCGCAAGGTCGCCAATTCCGGCTTTCTGCAGGCTTTGCTTGGGGCCGATCCTTTCCGGGAATATCATTTTTTTCTTCCGGACCGGCACAGCGGCACGGCGCTTGAAGCCTTCGTGAACGCCGTTTGCCCGCAGGCCGCCGCCAAGGTGCGCATCCTGCCGCGCACCGCCCTGGCCGAACACCTGGCCGCGAACGCCTACCACGCCTTCCACCTCTCCGACTGCCTGACCGCCCAGGGCTTCCTGGCCGCGCTCAGGAACCGTCTGGCCGCCAACATCTTTCCCATCACCGGCGTGACCCACTCCCTGTCCTATGCACGCTACGGGCAGTCCTTCGCCCAGCATGTCTGGGCCGGAGTGACGGGACGAGACTGCATCGTGGCCACTTCAAGGGCCGGCGCCGACGTGGTGCGGGAAGAATTGTCCGCCCTGGCCGAGACGTTCCACGCTCCGGCTGCGCAGGTGGCCGTCGTGCCGCTGGGCATCTGGTGCCGGGACTTCGATGTTTCCACGCTGGAGGGCGTGCCTGCGGTTCCGGCCACGAAGACCGTCTTTTTGGTGCCGGGGCGCATCAGCCCGTATTCCAAGATGGATCTTCTGCCCCTGCTGCGGGCCTTCCAGCGCTTGCGTCAGGGCGGGGTGGACCTGGGCGGGGTCTGCCTGGTTCTGGCCGGGAGCCCTGACGAGGGGGCATCCCTGCCGCATACCCTGACCAACCTGGCGGCCAACATCGGGCTTGAACTTGTTCTCGTGCGCTGTCCCGACGACGCGACCAGGACGGCCCTGCTGCATCGCGCCGACGTGGTCGTGTCCCTGGCCGACAACCCCCAGGAAACTTTCGGGCTGACGATCCTGGAAGCGGCGGCCGCCGCAAAGCCTGTCATCGCATCGGATTACGACGGCTATCGCGACCTGGTCCGTCACGGGCGCACGGGATTTCTGGTTCCCACCCTGGACAGCGGCGAGGTGGACGATGTTTCGCTCCTGGCGCCGCTTCTCTACGACAGCGCCTACCACCTGTGGCTGGCCCAGGACGTGGCCGTGGATGTGGGCGAGCTGGCCGGACAACTGCGGGTTTTGCTGCAAAAAAGCGTGCGCGAGGAAATGGGCCGGGCGGCCCGCGAACATGCGCAGGGGTTTGACTGGTCCGTAGTCATCGGACGCTATCTGGAATTGTGGGAGCGTCTGTCGGCAGCGCCCGCGCCCAAGCCGGGCGAGGGCGAACACCGCCATCCGCTGGCCATGCGCTATGAACGGCTTTTTGCCGGATATCCGTCGCGGCGTCTGGCGGCAGGGGATGTGCTGGAGGTAACGGAGCTGGGAAGGGCCGTGTATCGGGGGCAGGATTTTCCGGTGGTTTACGCGGGCATCGAAGCCAGGATTGACCTTGAGCTGATGCGCAAGGTGCTGGTCTGGGCCCGTAATCCGCTTTCATGGACGGCCCTGCGCCAAAAGGCAGCCAGCGAGGACCGTCTGACCGCCACGGTGCTGTGGATGCTCAAAGGGGATCTGCTGCGCGTGTCCGCAGGATCCTGA
- the cobM gene encoding precorrin-4 C(11)-methyltransferase, which produces MNNSSQVYFIGAGPGDPDLITVRGRDLVARADLVLYAGSLVPAKVVACARPDAAVADSAGMSLDATHTLMLETARKGGLVARVHTGDPSLFGSVREQIALLERDGVSWEIVPGVTAAFAAAARAGVSFTVPETTQSLIITRLHGRTPVPESERLSSLARHGSSVAVYLSADKAGELASELRLAGSPEDTVIVIGHKVGHPEEKIVRTTLAELEQSVQAANITRQAVFLILPGESAPQIQSRLYAASFGHGFREAERPQTWPRMAVYAMTRQGLGLAGRIAAMAPSDLFATSRLAEGEVRGFERIADQVRANFPLYHAHVFVAATGIVVRSIAPLLHSKTTDPAVVVCDQNGEHVVSLLSGHLGGANDLARRIALHIGGHPVITTATDTAGKPAIDTLAQNRDCVIADPSRLAAINSDLAEGGRVTVHDPENRLRLRDDTDSNTSFELVDDPQAQVLVSWKTVTTAGLLLHPRCLCVGIGCRRGASREEIQAALAQVMEQHDLACGSLAALASVELKRDEGGLLDAAKKLGLPLEFFAASVLNETHVPNPSERVREKIGAGSVCEAASMQAALKMSPKARLIVPKTINGNVTVAICLAG; this is translated from the coding sequence ATGAATAATTCTTCGCAGGTGTATTTTATCGGCGCAGGCCCCGGCGATCCGGACCTGATCACGGTGCGCGGCCGGGACCTTGTGGCCCGGGCGGACCTGGTGCTGTATGCCGGGTCCCTGGTGCCCGCCAAGGTGGTGGCTTGCGCCAGGCCGGATGCCGCGGTCGCCGATTCGGCGGGCATGAGCCTTGATGCGACCCACACCCTGATGCTGGAAACGGCGCGCAAGGGCGGACTGGTGGCGCGGGTGCACACCGGAGATCCGTCACTTTTCGGCTCCGTGCGCGAGCAGATCGCCCTCCTGGAGCGGGACGGCGTAAGCTGGGAAATAGTTCCCGGAGTGACCGCCGCCTTTGCCGCGGCGGCCCGGGCCGGGGTGTCCTTCACCGTGCCCGAGACCACCCAGAGCCTCATCATCACCCGGCTGCACGGCCGCACGCCGGTCCCGGAATCCGAGCGCCTGAGCTCCCTTGCGCGGCACGGCTCGTCCGTGGCCGTGTACCTCTCGGCGGACAAGGCCGGGGAGCTGGCCAGTGAATTGCGTCTGGCCGGATCGCCTGAAGACACGGTCATCGTCATCGGCCACAAGGTCGGTCACCCGGAGGAGAAAATCGTCCGCACCACCCTGGCGGAGCTGGAACAAAGCGTGCAGGCGGCCAACATCACCCGCCAGGCCGTGTTCCTGATCCTGCCCGGCGAGTCCGCGCCGCAGATTCAGTCCCGGCTCTACGCCGCCTCCTTCGGACACGGGTTTCGCGAGGCCGAGCGCCCGCAGACCTGGCCGCGCATGGCCGTCTACGCCATGACACGCCAGGGTCTTGGCCTGGCCGGACGCATCGCCGCCATGGCGCCGTCCGACCTGTTCGCCACCAGCCGTCTGGCCGAAGGCGAGGTGCGCGGCTTTGAACGCATCGCCGACCAGGTCCGCGCCAATTTCCCCCTCTACCACGCCCATGTCTTTGTCGCCGCCACGGGCATCGTGGTGCGCAGCATCGCGCCCCTGCTGCACTCCAAGACCACAGACCCGGCCGTGGTCGTCTGCGATCAGAACGGCGAGCATGTCGTAAGCCTTCTGTCCGGGCATCTCGGCGGGGCCAATGACCTGGCCCGGCGCATCGCCCTTCATATCGGCGGTCACCCCGTCATCACCACGGCCACGGACACGGCCGGCAAACCCGCCATCGACACCCTGGCCCAAAACCGGGACTGCGTCATCGCCGACCCCTCCCGCCTTGCGGCGATCAACAGCGACCTGGCCGAAGGCGGACGCGTCACGGTGCACGACCCGGAAAATCGTCTGCGCCTGCGCGATGACACGGATTCGAATACTTCCTTTGAACTGGTCGATGATCCGCAAGCGCAGGTGCTGGTCAGCTGGAAAACGGTCACCACGGCAGGCCTGCTCCTGCACCCGCGCTGCCTCTGCGTCGGCATCGGGTGCCGCCGGGGCGCTTCGCGAGAGGAAATTCAGGCGGCCCTGGCACAGGTCATGGAACAGCACGATCTGGCATGCGGCAGTCTGGCCGCGCTGGCCAGCGTCGAACTAAAGAGGGATGAAGGCGGGCTGCTGGACGCGGCCAAAAAACTGGGACTGCCTCTGGAATTTTTCGCAGCTTCAGTCTTGAATGAAACGCACGTCCCCAACCCCTCGGAGCGGGTACGGGAAAAAATAGGAGCGGGAAGCGTATGCGAAGCAGCGAGCATGCAGGCGGCCTTGAAAATGAGCCCCAAGGCGCGGCTCATCGTGCCCAAGACGATAAACGGAAACGTGACGGTGGCCATATGCCTGGCCGGCTGA
- a CDS encoding ABC transporter substrate-binding protein: protein MKHPLPWLRIPSPGLPRLIWYLVLNLFLLQIPASALAAIFVTDDQGRQISLDAPATRIIALYGAFNEILADLGREDLLIARTATDDLPASIKAKPSIGTHLRPNAELILGLAPDLVIQLGGRGEAMEPVRFLEKRGLNVAVFDLENFEQLFSVMERLGTLTASTDQAAKRIAFMRSELARIEAANTAPRPRIFFEARYPTLLAAGQGSMASEILYRAGGENCVAAPDKLVRLGEEELLRLDPDIYLVQEGPMNPRPVPMAERHLFRTLACVKSGQVHTVDQKVFSRPGPRSLEAVRQLATIISNWKKEVRP, encoded by the coding sequence TAACCTTTTCCTGCTCCAGATTCCTGCAAGCGCCCTGGCCGCAATCTTTGTCACCGACGATCAGGGGCGTCAGATCAGTCTGGATGCGCCCGCGACCCGGATCATCGCCCTTTACGGTGCTTTCAACGAGATCCTGGCCGACCTTGGACGCGAAGACCTGCTCATCGCCCGCACGGCCACCGACGACCTGCCTGCGTCCATCAAAGCCAAACCGTCCATCGGCACCCACCTGCGCCCCAATGCGGAGCTGATCCTGGGTCTTGCGCCGGATCTGGTCATCCAGCTCGGGGGACGGGGCGAGGCCATGGAGCCGGTGCGCTTTCTGGAAAAACGGGGCCTGAACGTCGCGGTCTTTGATCTTGAAAATTTCGAGCAGCTTTTTTCAGTCATGGAACGTCTGGGCACGCTGACCGCAAGCACGGATCAGGCCGCCAAGCGCATTGCCTTCATGCGCTCGGAACTTGCGCGTATCGAGGCCGCAAACACTGCCCCGCGCCCCCGAATCTTCTTCGAGGCGCGCTACCCCACGCTTCTGGCGGCCGGACAGGGTTCCATGGCTTCGGAAATACTCTACAGGGCCGGCGGGGAAAACTGCGTCGCCGCTCCGGACAAGCTTGTGCGCCTGGGCGAAGAGGAGCTCTTGCGCCTTGATCCCGACATCTACCTTGTCCAGGAGGGGCCCATGAACCCCCGCCCCGTGCCCATGGCCGAGCGCCATCTCTTTCGCACCCTCGCCTGCGTGAAATCCGGCCAGGTCCATACCGTGGACCAGAAGGTCTTTTCACGGCCCGGTCCACGCAGCCTGGAGGCCGTGCGCCAACTTGCAACCATCATATCAAACTGGAAAAAGGAGGTCCGACCATGA
- the cobJ gene encoding precorrin-3B C(17)-methyltransferase, producing MPGRLSVIGLGPGSTALLAPMALSCLAQAGAVVGYDRYMEMVDPDLLQGKTLFSSPMKKEMERTAKAVEFALAGLDTVVVSSGDSGIYGMAGLVLEFLEREGLLDTVDLEIVPGIPALCAAAALLGAPLMHDFASISLSDLLTPLPTIMKRIRCAVEGDFVIVLYNPKSRKRDSYLGQALAMAAEHRGPDTPVGFVRNAYRPDQDVRVATLGSCDPEWADMLTTVVIGNSASRLAGNKILTPRGYFEKYG from the coding sequence ATGCCTGGCCGGCTGAGCGTGATCGGGCTCGGCCCCGGCAGCACGGCGCTGCTCGCCCCCATGGCCCTGTCCTGTCTGGCTCAGGCCGGAGCCGTGGTCGGATATGACCGTTATATGGAAATGGTTGATCCTGACCTGCTCCAAGGCAAAACTCTTTTTTCAAGTCCCATGAAAAAAGAAATGGAACGCACGGCCAAGGCCGTGGAATTCGCCCTGGCCGGACTGGACACGGTGGTGGTCTCCTCCGGGGACAGCGGCATCTACGGCATGGCAGGACTCGTCCTTGAATTCCTGGAACGCGAGGGACTCCTGGATACGGTCGATCTCGAGATCGTGCCGGGCATCCCGGCCCTGTGCGCGGCTGCGGCCCTGCTCGGCGCACCGCTCATGCACGACTTCGCGTCCATCTCCCTGTCCGACCTTTTGACCCCGCTGCCGACCATCATGAAGCGGATCCGCTGCGCGGTGGAGGGCGATTTCGTCATTGTCCTCTACAACCCCAAATCCCGCAAACGCGACTCCTACCTGGGGCAGGCCCTGGCCATGGCCGCCGAACACCGGGGCCCGGACACCCCTGTCGGCTTCGTGCGCAACGCCTACCGCCCGGATCAGGACGTGCGCGTCGCGACCCTTGGCAGCTGCGACCCCGAGTGGGCCGACATGCTGACCACCGTGGTCATCGGCAACAGCGCGAGCCGCCTGGCGGGAAATAAAATTCTCACGCCGCGCGGTTATTTTGAAAAATACGGGTAG
- a CDS encoding bifunctional cobalt-precorrin-7 (C(5))-methyltransferase/cobalt-precorrin-6B (C(15))-methyltransferase: MIHVLGLGLCPAHRSPETLDLIRSADLVAGGRRLLDELGIEESRRLPLGALEEFAARIQSRAEDGIVCVLADGDPLLYGIGASLLRFFAPRELTFHPNVSALQTACARFGLPWHECRALSLHGRDDQTPLFAALTHGSLAALYTDHLHSPDAIARLLLERGVTGWRMHVAEALGGPEEQLTTVTLPEAAQRSWHTLNIILLERTQAPTLTLELGLDENALAHAGALMTKQPVRAFALSLLRLPPDATLWDLGAGSGAVSLEAARLLDKGRVVAVERQAERVRHIKTNVERTGAWLVKAVHASLEYFLEDGKYAPPTHIFLGGGASEPVLSRCAALLAPGGRLVVAAVLLSTLETARAVFSRLGWPLTVHQLMHHASAPLGGDVRLVPSNPVFLLETQKPSSDT, from the coding sequence ATGATTCATGTTCTGGGGCTTGGACTGTGCCCGGCCCATCGTTCCCCGGAGACCCTGGACCTCATCCGCTCGGCGGATCTGGTGGCCGGCGGAAGACGGCTCCTCGACGAACTGGGCATCGAAGAGAGCAGACGCCTGCCCCTTGGGGCCCTGGAGGAATTCGCGGCCCGCATCCAAAGCCGCGCAGAGGACGGCATCGTCTGTGTCCTGGCCGACGGCGATCCCCTACTCTACGGTATCGGAGCGAGTCTGCTGCGCTTCTTCGCCCCGCGCGAACTGACCTTTCACCCCAATGTCTCGGCCCTGCAGACCGCCTGCGCCCGTTTCGGCCTGCCCTGGCACGAGTGCCGCGCCTTGTCCCTGCATGGCCGCGACGATCAGACCCCGCTCTTCGCCGCCCTGACCCACGGCAGCCTGGCGGCCCTGTACACGGACCACCTCCACAGCCCGGACGCCATAGCCCGGCTGTTGCTTGAGCGCGGCGTGACGGGCTGGCGCATGCACGTGGCCGAGGCCCTTGGAGGCCCGGAAGAACAGTTGACCACAGTCACTCTGCCGGAGGCCGCGCAGCGCTCGTGGCACACGCTGAACATCATTCTCCTGGAACGCACACAGGCCCCAACGCTTACGCTGGAACTGGGCCTGGACGAAAACGCCCTGGCCCACGCAGGTGCCCTGATGACAAAGCAGCCGGTCCGGGCTTTCGCCCTTTCCCTCCTGCGCCTGCCTCCGGACGCGACCCTGTGGGATCTGGGTGCTGGCAGCGGCGCCGTCAGTCTGGAAGCCGCGCGGCTCCTCGACAAGGGGCGGGTGGTGGCAGTGGAACGCCAGGCCGAGCGCGTGCGCCACATCAAGACAAATGTGGAACGCACCGGAGCGTGGTTAGTGAAGGCGGTGCATGCTTCGCTGGAGTATTTTTTGGAGGATGGGAAGTATGCCCCCCCCACCCACATCTTCCTCGGCGGCGGGGCCTCTGAGCCTGTCCTTTCCCGGTGCGCCGCCCTGCTTGCCCCCGGCGGGCGGCTGGTGGTGGCGGCCGTGCTCCTGTCCACCCTGGAAACGGCCCGCGCAGTCTTCAGCCGACTGGGCTGGCCGTTAACCGTGCATCAGCTCATGCACCACGCAAGCGCGCCTCTGGGCGGCGATGTGCGGCTGGTGCCTTCCAATCCCGTTTTTCTTCTGGAAACCCAAAAACCTTCAAGCGACACATGA